A region from the Sandaracinus amylolyticus genome encodes:
- a CDS encoding N-acetylmuramoyl-L-alanine amidase, translated as MRKLAPVLVSLALAAGCEAPPADPIVTSAAPALLPYRGDALVVRLVTEAAARHEVPRDVLLALGWAETRLVSRTGMLAHEGEEAHGDPTACGVFGLDEGTARDEAARLVDADAASLCEHLELEVDAAAARLRALAGDAPPAQDDTAAWLALLDAWHPALADVRFPYREHLAQVMDIGFRDTDERGDVIYLPPIDGLVSPIATNEDGVGVAIEYARPDTPLAEWQGPACDYTNASRGRGDIRYVVIHTCEGGFAGCVNTVRSCGGSQVSAHYVTSYTGFTAQIVEEQDTAWHVGCLNGSSIGIEHEGFAGSTNHPDAQLCRTARIVRSICDRYGIPCDRSRVIGHVEANSMFCHGDHWDPGPHWDWAKFMRFVNEGCDCRPTAESCNGRDDDCDRRTDEGVTNACGTCGGTPAETCNGRDDDCDGTVDEDDVCEVALLLEQPSAYAPPSSTDVNGDGRADVCGRGYSGVRCWLAQEGAWGAATAAVPWGDMGGWDDVANHATLRMGDVNGDGRADVCARANAGVVCALSSGTGFDAHTTWSDVPSDASGWGAPRFYTTMRLADVNGDGREDLCARASAGFGCWLSDGTRFGERIEGPEWSDASGFGVARHYGTIRMGDVNGDGRDDACVRAAAGLDCWLSDGAGFPTRVEGPRWADAVGWGDRRYWSTIRLADVNGDGRDDVCARSASDLRCVLASDEGFGETRIVAPLADASGWDDVSNYATIVVGDVNGDRVEDLCARSNAELACYAWDGEAFARIAGPAWADESGWSAARYYQTIRMADVDGDGRDDACARAAAGWRCHPSSGDGFGEAIALDDMTDAGGWDAPRYFTTILAAGRACRAMDETCNGRDDDCDGEVDEHASAEICNEVDDDCDGEIDEMRVCEMPDAGGIEPGRDAGPRGDGGAMPSIDGGCSCRVASGPGHGAWWALGLVLAAIVARRRR; from the coding sequence ATGCGGAAGCTCGCCCCCGTCCTCGTCTCGCTCGCGCTCGCCGCCGGCTGCGAGGCCCCACCCGCCGATCCGATCGTGACGAGCGCCGCGCCCGCGCTGCTGCCGTACCGCGGCGACGCGCTCGTCGTGCGGCTCGTGACCGAGGCCGCCGCGCGGCACGAGGTCCCGCGCGACGTGCTGCTCGCGCTCGGGTGGGCGGAGACGCGGCTCGTCTCGCGCACCGGAATGCTCGCGCACGAGGGCGAAGAGGCGCACGGCGATCCCACCGCGTGCGGCGTCTTCGGGCTCGACGAGGGCACGGCGCGCGACGAGGCCGCGCGGCTCGTCGACGCCGACGCCGCGTCGCTCTGCGAGCACCTCGAGCTCGAGGTCGACGCCGCCGCGGCGCGCCTGCGTGCGCTCGCGGGCGATGCGCCGCCCGCGCAGGACGACACCGCGGCGTGGCTCGCGCTGCTCGACGCGTGGCACCCCGCGCTCGCCGACGTGCGCTTCCCCTATCGCGAGCACCTCGCGCAGGTGATGGACATCGGCTTCCGCGACACCGACGAGCGCGGCGACGTGATCTACCTGCCGCCGATCGACGGGCTCGTCTCGCCGATCGCGACGAACGAGGACGGAGTCGGCGTCGCGATCGAGTACGCGCGCCCCGACACGCCGCTCGCCGAGTGGCAGGGCCCGGCGTGCGACTACACGAACGCGAGCCGCGGCCGCGGCGACATCCGCTACGTCGTGATCCACACGTGCGAGGGCGGCTTCGCGGGGTGCGTGAACACCGTGCGCAGCTGCGGCGGCTCGCAGGTCAGCGCGCACTACGTCACGAGCTACACCGGCTTCACCGCGCAGATCGTCGAGGAGCAGGACACGGCGTGGCACGTCGGGTGTCTGAACGGCTCGTCGATCGGCATCGAGCACGAGGGCTTCGCGGGCAGCACGAACCACCCCGACGCGCAGCTCTGCCGCACCGCGCGCATCGTGCGATCGATCTGCGATCGCTACGGCATCCCCTGCGACCGCAGCCGCGTCATCGGGCACGTCGAGGCGAACTCGATGTTCTGCCACGGCGATCACTGGGACCCCGGTCCGCACTGGGACTGGGCGAAGTTCATGCGCTTCGTGAACGAGGGCTGCGACTGCCGCCCGACCGCGGAGTCGTGCAACGGGCGCGACGACGACTGCGATCGCCGCACCGACGAGGGCGTGACGAACGCGTGCGGGACCTGCGGCGGGACGCCCGCCGAGACGTGCAACGGCCGCGACGACGACTGCGACGGAACCGTCGACGAGGACGACGTGTGCGAGGTCGCGCTGCTGCTCGAGCAGCCGAGCGCGTACGCACCGCCGAGCTCGACCGACGTGAACGGCGACGGGCGCGCCGACGTGTGCGGGCGCGGGTACTCGGGCGTGCGGTGCTGGCTCGCGCAGGAGGGCGCGTGGGGCGCGGCCACGGCCGCGGTGCCGTGGGGCGACATGGGCGGCTGGGACGACGTCGCGAACCACGCGACGCTCCGCATGGGCGACGTGAACGGCGACGGACGCGCGGACGTCTGCGCGCGCGCGAACGCGGGCGTGGTGTGCGCGCTGTCGAGCGGCACCGGCTTCGACGCGCACACGACGTGGAGCGACGTGCCGAGCGACGCGTCGGGCTGGGGCGCGCCGCGCTTCTACACGACGATGCGCCTCGCCGACGTGAACGGCGACGGGCGCGAGGATCTCTGCGCGCGCGCGAGCGCGGGCTTCGGGTGCTGGCTGAGCGACGGCACGCGGTTCGGCGAGCGCATCGAAGGACCGGAGTGGTCGGACGCGAGCGGGTTCGGCGTCGCGCGTCACTACGGGACGATCCGCATGGGCGACGTGAACGGCGACGGGCGCGACGACGCGTGCGTGCGCGCCGCCGCGGGGCTCGACTGCTGGCTGAGCGACGGCGCGGGCTTCCCGACGCGCGTCGAGGGACCGCGGTGGGCCGACGCGGTGGGCTGGGGCGATCGCAGGTACTGGAGCACGATCCGCCTCGCCGACGTGAACGGCGACGGACGCGACGACGTGTGCGCGCGCTCGGCATCGGACCTGCGCTGCGTGCTCGCGAGCGACGAGGGCTTCGGCGAGACGCGCATCGTCGCGCCGCTCGCGGACGCGAGCGGGTGGGACGACGTGTCGAACTACGCGACGATCGTGGTCGGCGACGTGAACGGGGATCGCGTCGAGGATCTCTGCGCGCGATCGAACGCGGAGCTGGCCTGCTACGCGTGGGACGGCGAGGCGTTCGCGCGCATCGCAGGCCCGGCGTGGGCGGACGAGAGCGGGTGGAGCGCGGCGCGGTACTACCAGACGATCCGCATGGCCGACGTCGACGGCGATGGTCGCGACGACGCGTGCGCGCGCGCGGCGGCGGGCTGGCGCTGTCATCCGTCGAGCGGCGACGGGTTCGGCGAGGCGATCGCGCTCGACGACATGACCGACGCGGGCGGCTGGGACGCGCCGCGCTACTTCACGACGATCCTCGCGGCGGGGCGTGCGTGCCGCGCGATGGACGAGACGTGCAACGGGCGCGACGACGACTGCGACGGCGAGGTCGACGAGCACGCGAGCGCGGAGATCTGCAACGAGGTCGACGACGACTGCGACGGCGAGATCGACGAGATGCGCGTGTGCGAGATGCCCGACGCCGGCGGGATCGAGCCCGGGCGCGACGCGGGGCCGCGCGGTGATGGGGGCGCGATGCCGAGCATCGACGGAGGATGCTCGTGTCGCGTCGCGAGCGGCCCTGGCCACGGCGCGTGGTGGGCGCTGGGCCTGGTGCTCGCCGCGATCGTCGCGCGACGCCGGCGCTGA
- the lipB gene encoding lipoyl(octanoyl) transferase LipB — protein MRRQVRVHRLGRIRYDEAHQLQQRLQEARVAGDIPDTLLLLEHEPVITLGRKAAIGNVLLAKEMLAARGIELHETGRGGDVTYHGPGQLVGYPIIDLKPDRQDVRRYVRELERLMVDVCATYGITAERIDTPGLEGTWVRSGELGDRKIGAVGVRISRWVTMHGFALNVTTDLSHFALIVPCGIRDKGVTSLERELDRRLPMDEVMGVAEQRFAAIFDADLEHAPLPELPAPAAHDHPMR, from the coding sequence ATGCGCAGACAGGTCCGCGTCCATCGTCTCGGCCGCATCCGCTACGACGAGGCGCACCAGCTCCAGCAGCGCCTCCAGGAGGCGCGCGTCGCGGGCGACATCCCCGACACGCTGCTGCTGCTCGAGCACGAGCCGGTGATCACGCTGGGCCGGAAGGCGGCGATCGGGAACGTGCTGCTCGCGAAGGAGATGCTCGCGGCGCGCGGCATCGAGCTCCACGAGACCGGGCGCGGCGGCGACGTGACCTATCACGGCCCCGGTCAGCTCGTCGGCTATCCCATCATCGACCTCAAGCCGGATCGCCAGGACGTGCGCCGCTACGTGCGCGAGCTCGAGCGCCTGATGGTCGACGTGTGCGCGACCTACGGCATCACCGCCGAGCGCATCGACACGCCGGGGCTCGAGGGCACGTGGGTGCGCTCCGGCGAGCTCGGCGACCGCAAGATCGGCGCGGTCGGCGTGCGCATCAGCCGCTGGGTCACGATGCACGGCTTCGCGCTCAACGTGACCACCGACCTCTCGCACTTCGCGCTGATCGTGCCGTGCGGCATCCGCGACAAGGGCGTGACCTCGCTCGAGCGCGAGCTCGATCGACGGCTGCCGATGGACGAGGTGATGGGCGTCGCCGAGCAGCGCTTCGCCGCGATCTTCGACGCGGACCTCGAGCACGCGCCGCTCCCCGAGCTCCCCGCGCCGGCCGCGCACGACCATCCGATGCGATGA
- a CDS encoding nidogen-like domain-containing protein: MRVLSRSSSVVALALVLAGALLAPPPASAAPLMATFGGPAGYGTGTLPANDDGSSSPIDLTTAFPGGLNFFGGPYTQVWVNNNGNITFSAGVSQYTPTAFPVAMRPMIAPYWGDVDTRGPRSATSNMVYYHLEPGLLVATWHNVGVYNQTAGQTPTPRMDFQLIVRNAIGCRAGDFDVEFRYNRCEWEAGNASGERSNNGLCDTETSGCVPAQAGFDAGDGTNFVEIMGSRTSAIRNLCTTSNVGMPGVWRFSVRGGSVSCPGTGDVCETGMPGACGVGVTRCIGREVECVQIGTSTAERCDGIDNDCNGTVDEGELCGALEVCSAGVCVPSCFEGGCAEGDTCNEAGVCVETACIGVTCPASERCEGGVCVGACAGITCPHGQQCVAGRCTDLCDVITCAAGEICVDGECRAQCPCAPCGEGETCLADGSCESAGCDVVICDPGFYCEAGACLDACAGAVCPEGQWCTQGECVDGSGPPPGTDGDAGGGGGGDVDGGGVAGDGGNGRMRTRPEQGCGCRVAPRAPASWLWVMAPLALIAVRRRLRRA; encoded by the coding sequence ATGCGTGTGCTGTCCCGCTCCTCGTCGGTCGTCGCGCTCGCGCTCGTCCTCGCGGGCGCTCTCTTGGCTCCACCTCCGGCGTCCGCCGCGCCGCTGATGGCGACCTTCGGCGGGCCCGCGGGCTACGGCACGGGCACGCTGCCCGCCAACGACGACGGCTCGTCGTCGCCGATCGACCTCACGACCGCGTTCCCCGGCGGCCTCAACTTCTTCGGCGGCCCCTACACGCAGGTGTGGGTCAACAACAACGGGAACATCACGTTCAGCGCGGGCGTGTCGCAGTACACGCCGACGGCGTTCCCGGTCGCGATGCGCCCGATGATCGCGCCGTACTGGGGCGACGTGGACACGCGCGGCCCGCGGAGCGCGACGAGCAACATGGTCTACTACCACCTCGAGCCCGGGCTCCTGGTGGCGACCTGGCACAACGTCGGCGTCTACAACCAGACCGCGGGCCAGACCCCGACGCCGCGCATGGACTTCCAGCTGATCGTGCGCAACGCGATCGGCTGCCGCGCCGGCGACTTCGACGTCGAGTTCCGTTACAACCGCTGCGAGTGGGAGGCCGGCAACGCGAGCGGTGAGCGCTCCAACAACGGCCTCTGCGACACCGAGACGAGCGGCTGCGTGCCCGCGCAGGCGGGGTTCGACGCCGGCGACGGCACGAACTTCGTGGAGATCATGGGCTCGCGCACCAGCGCGATCCGCAACCTCTGCACGACGTCGAACGTGGGGATGCCCGGCGTGTGGCGCTTCAGCGTGCGCGGCGGGTCGGTGAGCTGCCCGGGCACCGGCGACGTGTGCGAGACCGGGATGCCCGGCGCGTGCGGCGTGGGCGTGACGCGCTGCATCGGGCGCGAGGTCGAGTGCGTGCAGATCGGCACGTCGACGGCGGAGCGCTGCGACGGCATCGACAACGACTGCAACGGCACGGTGGACGAGGGCGAGCTCTGCGGCGCGCTCGAGGTGTGCAGCGCGGGCGTGTGCGTGCCCTCGTGCTTCGAGGGCGGCTGCGCCGAGGGCGACACCTGCAACGAAGCGGGCGTGTGCGTGGAGACGGCGTGCATCGGCGTGACCTGCCCGGCGTCGGAGCGCTGCGAGGGCGGCGTCTGCGTGGGCGCGTGCGCGGGGATCACGTGCCCGCACGGACAGCAGTGCGTCGCGGGTCGCTGCACCGATCTCTGCGACGTGATCACCTGCGCGGCGGGCGAGATCTGCGTGGACGGCGAGTGCCGCGCCCAGTGCCCGTGCGCGCCGTGCGGCGAGGGCGAGACGTGCCTCGCGGACGGAAGCTGCGAGTCGGCCGGGTGCGACGTCGTGATCTGCGATCCCGGGTTCTACTGCGAGGCCGGCGCGTGCCTCGACGCGTGCGCGGGCGCGGTGTGCCCCGAGGGCCAGTGGTGCACGCAGGGTGAGTGCGTCGACGGCTCCGGGCCTCCGCCCGGGACCGACGGCGACGCGGGCGGCGGCGGCGGCGGAGACGTCGACGGTGGTGGCGTCGCCGGCGACGGTGGGAACGGACGGATGCGCACGCGGCCCGAGCAGGGCTGCGGGTGTCGCGTGGCGCCGCGCGCGCCGGCGTCGTGGCTGTGGGTGATGGCGCCGCTCGCGCTGATCGCGGTGCGCCGCCGTCTTCGTCGGGCGTGA
- a CDS encoding DMT family transporter, whose translation MIRGVSFVVLAACAWGTWSLFLRPLGLPSAWTSTLIFVFVSLLAIPLYRRETTPRWDRETLVLLGAFAVLDAVNVGTFFAAMSMTSVAIAVLTHSFAPVVVALAAPYVEGQRVRRAPLAASIALAGIVLLLRPWEPAALSGSVLAGAALGSVSALAYAGNVFLARRLTPRIGAARTMGLHSIGSALLLLPLALMTPAEIGVSSLCVLAIAAALLGVGANVLFAHGLVAIGSARGAVLAFLEPLVACLVGWLVWGEALAPTAMLGGLLIVGAGVMVATSRS comes from the coding sequence ATGATCCGAGGCGTGTCGTTCGTCGTGCTCGCCGCGTGCGCGTGGGGCACGTGGAGCCTCTTCCTGCGCCCGCTCGGGCTGCCGTCCGCGTGGACCTCCACGCTGATCTTCGTGTTCGTGTCGCTGCTCGCGATCCCGCTCTACCGCCGCGAGACCACGCCGCGCTGGGATCGCGAGACGCTCGTGCTGCTCGGCGCGTTCGCGGTGCTCGACGCGGTGAACGTCGGGACGTTCTTCGCCGCGATGTCGATGACCTCGGTCGCGATCGCGGTGCTCACGCACTCGTTCGCGCCGGTCGTGGTCGCGCTCGCCGCGCCGTACGTCGAAGGACAGCGGGTGCGCCGCGCGCCGCTCGCCGCGTCGATCGCGCTCGCGGGCATCGTGCTGCTGCTGAGGCCGTGGGAGCCCGCGGCGCTCTCGGGCAGCGTGCTCGCGGGCGCGGCGCTCGGCAGCGTCAGCGCGCTCGCCTACGCGGGCAACGTGTTCCTCGCGCGACGCCTCACGCCGCGCATCGGCGCGGCGCGCACGATGGGCCTGCACTCGATCGGCTCCGCGCTCCTGCTGCTGCCGCTCGCGCTGATGACGCCCGCCGAGATCGGGGTGTCGTCGCTGTGCGTGCTCGCGATCGCGGCGGCGCTGCTCGGGGTCGGCGCGAACGTGCTCTTCGCGCACGGGCTCGTCGCGATCGGCTCGGCGCGCGGCGCGGTGCTCGCGTTCCTCGAGCCGCTGGTCGCGTGCCTCGTCGGGTGGCTGGTGTGGGGCGAGGCGCTCGCGCCGACGGCGATGCTCGGCGGCCTGCTGATCGTGGGCGCCGGAGTGATGGTCGCGACGTCCAGGAGTTGA
- a CDS encoding thiamine pyrophosphate-dependent dehydrogenase E1 component subunit alpha, protein MRIKGDDPTLALFSVLREDGTADPQRDPFLPKEMLLAMYEQMLRIRRIDERMLGKQRQGKVGFYGTITGQEATPIATGLALAPEDWVFPALREAAIMLVRGFPLGTWLAQVYGNHGDLLKGRQMPSHQSGRAVNQVAWSSCIGPQIPQAVGAAMAAKAKGDKAVSVGFMGDGATSQPDFHAAMTFAGIHKPPVVLICQNNHWSISVPTAKQTASKTIAVKAHAYGIRGVRVDGNDVLAVYRVVKDAVDRARAGEGPTFVESLTYRMGPHSSSDDPTRYRSNDEVESWAKKDPLARFERYLQKAELLDDATKDAIEARLRAELDAALAQVEELGPPARETVFEDVYASLPAHLAEQRETLLALPPAPLGHH, encoded by the coding sequence ATGCGCATCAAAGGCGACGATCCGACGCTCGCGCTCTTCTCCGTGCTGCGCGAGGACGGCACCGCGGACCCGCAACGCGACCCCTTCCTGCCGAAGGAGATGCTGCTCGCGATGTACGAGCAGATGCTGCGCATCCGCCGCATCGACGAGCGCATGCTCGGCAAGCAGCGCCAGGGCAAGGTCGGCTTCTACGGCACGATCACCGGGCAAGAGGCGACCCCGATCGCGACGGGCCTCGCGCTCGCGCCCGAGGACTGGGTGTTCCCCGCGCTGCGCGAGGCCGCGATCATGCTCGTGCGCGGGTTCCCGCTCGGCACGTGGCTCGCGCAGGTCTACGGCAACCACGGCGACCTGCTGAAGGGCCGCCAGATGCCGAGCCACCAGTCGGGCCGCGCGGTCAACCAGGTCGCGTGGAGCTCGTGCATCGGACCGCAGATCCCGCAGGCGGTCGGCGCGGCGATGGCGGCCAAGGCGAAGGGCGACAAGGCCGTCAGCGTCGGCTTCATGGGCGACGGCGCGACCAGCCAGCCCGACTTCCACGCGGCGATGACGTTCGCCGGGATCCACAAGCCGCCCGTGGTGCTGATCTGCCAGAACAACCACTGGTCGATCAGCGTGCCCACCGCGAAGCAGACGGCGAGCAAGACGATCGCGGTGAAGGCGCACGCGTACGGCATCCGCGGCGTGCGCGTCGACGGCAACGACGTGCTCGCGGTCTATCGCGTGGTGAAGGACGCGGTCGATCGCGCGCGCGCCGGTGAGGGCCCGACGTTCGTCGAGAGCCTCACGTACCGCATGGGCCCGCACAGCTCGAGCGACGATCCGACGCGCTACCGCTCGAACGACGAGGTCGAGTCGTGGGCGAAGAAGGACCCGCTCGCGCGCTTCGAGCGCTACCTGCAGAAGGCCGAGCTGCTCGACGACGCGACGAAGGACGCGATCGAGGCGCGCCTGCGCGCGGAGCTCGATGCGGCGCTCGCGCAGGTCGAGGAGCTCGGCCCGCCGGCGCGCGAGACGGTGTTCGAGGACGTGTATGCGTCGTTGCCCGCCCACTTGGCGGAGCAGCGCGAGACGCTCCTCGCACTTCCGCCGGCCCCTCTCGGTCACCACTGA
- a CDS encoding amidase family protein: MRRGTRWGVQDAKSLSRLDAIAQAELCARGEVTPDELREAALVRIDALDPLLRSIVTVSRERPRTLGEGPLRGVPFVVKDSTPWPDLRWSMGSRVFRANVARQQTQYGKRLAAAGLVCVGKSATAEFGLLHSTETLLEGVTHNPWDLSRSCGGSSGGSAAAVAAGLVPIAHANDGGGSIRTPASACGVLGFKPSRGRTVPASFGTSDFLDLTSDHCISRSVRDSALFLSITEDRSAGDPVGFVRDPIDRPLRIATWTRTLLADDVEPAVRRAYDDTIALLTELGHRVDGIAPPAIAGPPLADALFVVAGAAVAGVVDVVDRARGTPVQEHELEPFTWSLIEAFEARGAHALPIARNAFAEAARIYRDATREHDVVLTPTLATEIWQVGHLSPVLGREELIRRTARAVGYTPIQNVAGCPAMSVPLHVSERGLPIGMHFAAAAGADALLLRLAYQLEQARPWADRWPRYSIPTI, encoded by the coding sequence ATGCGACGCGGCACAAGATGGGGCGTGCAGGACGCGAAGTCGCTGAGCCGTCTCGACGCGATCGCGCAGGCCGAGCTGTGCGCGCGCGGCGAGGTCACCCCCGACGAGCTGCGCGAGGCCGCGCTCGTACGCATCGACGCGCTCGATCCGCTGCTGCGCTCGATCGTGACGGTGAGCCGCGAGCGGCCGCGCACGCTCGGCGAAGGCCCGCTGCGCGGCGTTCCCTTCGTCGTGAAGGACTCGACGCCCTGGCCCGATCTGCGCTGGTCGATGGGCTCCCGCGTGTTCCGCGCGAACGTCGCGCGACAGCAGACGCAGTACGGTAAGCGGCTCGCCGCGGCGGGGCTCGTCTGCGTGGGCAAGAGCGCGACCGCCGAATTCGGGCTGCTCCACAGCACCGAGACGCTGCTCGAGGGCGTCACGCACAACCCGTGGGATCTCTCGCGCTCGTGCGGAGGCTCGTCGGGCGGGAGCGCGGCCGCGGTCGCCGCGGGCCTCGTGCCGATCGCGCACGCGAACGACGGCGGCGGCTCGATCCGCACGCCCGCGTCGGCGTGCGGCGTGCTCGGCTTCAAGCCGTCGCGCGGGCGCACGGTCCCCGCGAGCTTCGGCACCAGCGACTTCCTCGACCTCACGAGCGATCACTGCATCTCGCGCTCGGTGCGCGACAGCGCGCTGTTCCTCTCGATCACCGAGGATCGCAGCGCCGGTGATCCCGTCGGCTTCGTGCGCGATCCCATCGATCGCCCGCTGCGCATCGCGACGTGGACACGCACGCTCCTCGCCGACGACGTCGAGCCCGCCGTGCGCCGCGCGTACGACGACACCATCGCGCTGCTCACCGAGCTCGGGCATCGCGTCGACGGGATCGCGCCGCCCGCGATCGCCGGTCCGCCGCTCGCCGATGCGCTCTTCGTCGTCGCCGGCGCGGCGGTCGCGGGCGTGGTCGACGTCGTCGATCGTGCGCGCGGCACGCCCGTGCAGGAGCACGAGCTCGAGCCCTTCACGTGGTCGCTGATCGAGGCGTTCGAGGCGCGCGGCGCTCACGCGCTCCCGATCGCGCGCAACGCGTTCGCCGAAGCAGCGCGCATCTACCGCGACGCCACGCGCGAGCACGACGTCGTGCTCACGCCGACGCTCGCGACCGAGATCTGGCAAGTCGGCCATCTCTCGCCGGTGCTCGGCCGCGAGGAGCTCATCCGCCGGACCGCGCGCGCCGTGGGCTACACGCCGATCCAGAACGTCGCGGGCTGTCCCGCGATGTCGGTGCCGCTGCACGTGTCGGAGCGCGGCCTGCCGATCGGGATGCACTTCGCAGCGGCGGCAGGCGCCGATGCGCTCCTGCTGCGCCTCGCGTACCAGCTCGAGCAGGCGCGGCCCTGGGCCGATCGCTGGCCGCGCTACTCGATCCCGACGATCTAG
- a CDS encoding MopE-related protein — protein MASAACGGDDDDGVAPGVDGGPSGGLDGSTVRTDGGGGGCVPAIEICGDRMDQNCDGRDTSCGDTDGDGIEACRAGDDLTRCDCDDARTDVRPPFGSLAGAPELCDERDNDCDGRVDESAQCCEGCASLDDRTRADVCTEDGSCDCSTEPGVAPCAAGRTCCAGGCVDLQTDMQNCGFCGTTCTQSADRCTAGECRCGTGPVCDLDFVCTGGSC, from the coding sequence GTGGCCTCCGCCGCGTGCGGGGGCGACGACGACGACGGGGTCGCGCCGGGCGTCGACGGCGGCCCGTCGGGAGGGCTCGACGGCTCGACGGTGCGCACCGACGGCGGCGGCGGCGGGTGCGTGCCGGCGATCGAGATCTGCGGCGATCGCATGGACCAGAACTGCGACGGCCGCGACACGTCGTGCGGCGACACCGACGGCGACGGCATCGAGGCGTGCCGCGCCGGCGACGACCTGACGCGCTGCGACTGCGACGACGCGCGCACCGACGTGCGACCGCCGTTCGGCTCGCTCGCGGGCGCGCCCGAGCTCTGCGACGAGCGCGACAACGACTGCGACGGGCGCGTCGACGAGAGCGCGCAGTGCTGCGAGGGCTGCGCGAGCCTGGACGACCGCACGCGCGCCGACGTGTGCACCGAGGACGGGAGCTGCGACTGCTCGACGGAGCCGGGCGTCGCGCCCTGCGCGGCGGGTCGGACGTGCTGCGCGGGCGGGTGCGTGGACCTGCAGACCGACATGCAGAACTGCGGGTTCTGCGGGACCACGTGCACGCAGTCGGCGGATCGCTGCACCGCGGGGGAGTGCCGGTGCGGCACCGGGCCCGTGTGCGACCTCGACTTCGTGTGCACCGGCGGCTCGTGCTGA
- the lpdA gene encoding dihydrolipoyl dehydrogenase: MANKSFDAIVIGGGPGGYPCAIRLGQLKQKVLVVEKEYVGGVCLNWGCIPSKALIAASGLYERILHAEKMGITAQGVQIDIGKMQDWKEGIVKKLTSGVATLIKANGGEIVMGTARVTGPKTVEVTKSDGTKETFEATKAIVVATGATPIELPHLKIDGETVITARQAVSMREAKGTMIVVGGGVIGMELGMVYQKLGMKVIVVELLDQLLGATDPDLVQVVQKAFEKAGGEVLLKTKATNLRVENKKAMLTVELPDGAKRDIEADKVLVSIGFRPNGKGIGLEEIGVKLDQRGHVLVDDKLQTNVKGVYAIGDVSGAPYLAHKATKEGEIVAEVIAGKKSARDWRTMPSAIFTEPEIATTGMSERDAKAAGKKVKLGKFPFSVLGRAMAIDSTEGFVKVILDEQTNEVLGVAIVGPEASDLISEASLAIEMCAFAEDVAMTIHPHPTLGEGVMEAFHQALGHAIHTNNRAPRPSV, translated from the coding sequence ATGGCCAACAAGAGCTTCGACGCGATCGTCATCGGCGGAGGTCCCGGCGGCTACCCGTGCGCGATCCGTCTCGGGCAGCTCAAGCAGAAGGTGCTCGTCGTCGAGAAGGAGTACGTCGGCGGCGTGTGCCTCAACTGGGGCTGCATCCCCAGCAAGGCGCTGATCGCCGCGTCCGGTCTCTACGAGCGGATCCTGCACGCGGAGAAGATGGGCATCACCGCGCAGGGCGTGCAGATCGACATCGGCAAGATGCAGGACTGGAAGGAGGGCATCGTCAAGAAGCTCACCTCCGGCGTCGCGACGCTGATCAAGGCGAACGGCGGCGAGATCGTGATGGGCACCGCGCGCGTGACCGGCCCCAAGACGGTCGAGGTCACGAAGAGCGACGGCACCAAGGAGACCTTCGAGGCGACGAAGGCGATCGTCGTCGCGACCGGCGCGACCCCGATCGAGCTGCCGCACCTCAAGATCGACGGCGAGACCGTGATCACCGCGCGTCAGGCCGTGTCCATGCGCGAGGCGAAGGGCACGATGATCGTCGTCGGCGGCGGCGTCATCGGCATGGAGCTGGGCATGGTCTACCAGAAGCTCGGCATGAAGGTGATCGTCGTCGAGCTGCTCGATCAGCTCCTCGGCGCGACCGATCCCGACCTCGTGCAGGTCGTGCAGAAGGCCTTCGAGAAGGCGGGCGGCGAGGTGCTGCTCAAGACGAAGGCGACGAACCTCCGCGTCGAGAACAAGAAGGCGATGCTCACCGTCGAGCTGCCCGACGGCGCCAAGCGCGACATCGAGGCGGACAAGGTGCTCGTGTCGATCGGCTTCCGCCCGAACGGCAAGGGCATCGGCCTCGAGGAGATCGGCGTGAAGCTCGATCAGCGCGGCCACGTGCTCGTCGACGACAAGCTCCAGACGAACGTGAAGGGCGTCTACGCGATCGGCGACGTGAGCGGCGCGCCCTACCTCGCGCACAAGGCGACGAAGGAGGGCGAGATCGTCGCCGAGGTGATCGCGGGCAAGAAGTCGGCGCGCGACTGGCGCACGATGCCGAGCGCGATCTTCACCGAGCCGGAGATCGCGACGACCGGCATGAGCGAGCGCGACGCGAAGGCCGCGGGCAAGAAGGTGAAGCTCGGCAAGTTCCCCTTCAGCGTGCTCGGCCGCGCGATGGCGATCGACAGCACCGAGGGCTTCGTGAAGGTCATCCTCGACGAGCAGACCAACGAGGTGCTCGGCGTGGCGATCGTCGGTCCCGAGGCGAGCGATCTGATCAGCGAGGCGAGCCTCGCGATCGAGATGTGCGCGTTCGCCGAGGACGTCGCGATGACGATCCACCCGCACCCGACGCTCGGCGAGGGCGTGATGGAGGCGTTCCACCAGGCGCTGGGGCACGCGATCCACACGAACAACCGCGCGCCGCGTCCCAGCGTCTGA